A genomic segment from Limosilactobacillus sp. encodes:
- a CDS encoding IS30 family transposase: MTHLNDTMSTILLTTHKKNAHLTKEERVMIATLKSQGLSNRAIGRQLGVNHQTINNELNRGTVRQLRRQKSNGKIYEYSYYIYSYEAGQATYLEHHRHSGRRRLYYSSKQFLRLADQLMLGEFDDHHYSPQAVIYKARDLMNDGTLIPKSVVTLYQWINEGVLRTSNLDLFEKPKRKHHQTHPQAKRCLGPNIAQRPQTADQRSEIGHWELDTVQGQKNGNDSVVLVMTDRLSRVNITSKIAGKTAHAVNQFFINLRQKMGTDAYYRIFKTITSDNGSEFSELTQVHDHVFYADPYSPWERGSNEINNRFLRKEITKGEAINNYSSAQIIATNDWMNHYPRAMFNGHSSMDIYRKAFYQEISQLHQPIINWSVLFI; this comes from the coding sequence ATGACGCACTTAAATGATACCATGTCTACTATTTTATTGACTACTCATAAAAAGAATGCTCATCTTACTAAAGAAGAACGTGTGATGATTGCGACTTTAAAGTCGCAAGGACTTTCCAATCGCGCAATTGGTCGCCAATTAGGAGTTAATCATCAAACAATTAATAACGAGCTCAACCGTGGTACGGTCCGCCAACTTCGTCGTCAAAAATCTAATGGTAAGATTTACGAATATTCTTACTACATCTATAGTTATGAAGCTGGTCAGGCCACATATCTTGAACATCACCGCCATTCTGGTCGTCGTCGCTTATATTATTCTTCAAAGCAATTTTTACGATTAGCTGATCAGCTAATGCTTGGTGAGTTTGACGACCACCATTACTCCCCACAAGCGGTTATTTATAAGGCTCGAGATTTAATGAATGATGGCACCCTGATCCCAAAGTCGGTTGTAACTTTATATCAATGGATTAATGAGGGTGTGCTTCGTACGTCCAATTTAGACCTCTTTGAAAAACCTAAACGTAAGCATCATCAAACTCATCCGCAAGCTAAAAGGTGCTTAGGGCCTAATATTGCTCAACGACCTCAAACTGCGGACCAACGGTCCGAAATTGGCCATTGGGAACTGGATACAGTTCAGGGACAGAAAAACGGTAATGACAGTGTTGTACTAGTAATGACTGATCGCCTTTCACGAGTTAATATCACGAGTAAAATTGCTGGTAAAACTGCGCATGCAGTAAATCAGTTCTTTATAAATTTGCGCCAGAAAATGGGCACAGATGCTTACTATCGCATTTTTAAGACAATAACCTCTGACAACGGTTCAGAATTTAGTGAGTTAACACAAGTTCACGATCATGTTTTCTATGCTGATCCGTATTCCCCTTGGGAACGTGGATCCAATGAGATCAATAACCGGTTTCTCCGCAAGGAGATTACCAAAGGTGAAGCTATAAATAACTATAGTAGTGCTCAGATCATAGCGACTAATGATTGGATGAATCACTATCCACGAGCTATGTTTAATGGACATTCGTCAATGGATATCTATCGTAAGGCCTTCTACCAAGAGATATCACAGCTCCATCAACCAATAATCAATTGGTCAGTATTATTTATTTGA
- a CDS encoding type II toxin-antitoxin system death-on-curing family toxin — protein MNYLTEEEIMEINRQIIQYAGEGMIQVLDPNGLNSIVEAPQQTFFGREAYPTVWLKAAYYLQKLTKKHVFADGNKRTALEATKVFLLLNNINVKFHGIEAGQMVLDVTNSPDSEEVMLKVARYLKNHQIKNKSE, from the coding sequence ATGAATTATTTGACTGAAGAAGAAATTATGGAAATTAACCGCCAAATAATTCAGTATGCAGGGGAAGGTATGATTCAGGTTTTAGATCCGAACGGGCTAAATAGTATTGTTGAAGCTCCTCAGCAAACTTTCTTTGGCCGGGAAGCCTATCCAACAGTTTGGCTGAAGGCAGCATATTACCTACAAAAGCTTACTAAAAAGCATGTTTTTGCTGATGGTAATAAACGAACAGCGTTAGAAGCAACGAAAGTTTTTCTTCTGCTAAACAATATTAATGTAAAATTTCATGGCATTGAAGCTGGACAAATGGTCTTAGATGTTACTAATTCTCCTGACTCAGAGGAGGTCATGTTAAAAGTAGCAAGATATTTGAAAAATCATCAAATTAAAAACAAGAGTGAGTAG
- the pglZ gene encoding BREX-1 system phosphatase PglZ type A: MVQLKLDKIVKEINHYFDQGYQYVFWYDPDGEFADDVTEDNQYLKDNLAAELQTVGAKEQFKIKRKLLDKKNQDRSFLVYVKAKRPQLQFDYFADMERYGHVFSAKASDIVFEQLAEQLNFDNSKRNFVKKYLKYFRAKSRRQTYIQNFESRLINHPELMILSNLAGLDQFDENLLLMAVFKGGMDESNNKIIRSFSKYDVLPLFWQIYDKYFGCSNVRSLKGLFDGAFVTSVYSQLEEKIPSDLLAQPFENYSNVQVFMKRFSDSRKYQELYQNLTGTAWNELKLGTYLKDENVQDLLRVDGIKQIDELLLERVRANFNADGTVTDGDETIGVIDQVTGGVNAFNPEFNFLKETYHVLKYRPRFYDDWHEMLNDYINKVFEVDTHYRYLVTNYRRISEDKRHKYEDIKRMVDDYYNDQILDQSVREWNTTFQLQDVESNQREQNFYRNFVHGANERIVVIISDAFRYEAARELQAQIANDDRITSKMNYLLTGLPSVTYMGMPSLLPHHKLEWQKDNVLVDGHMANNADNRRKILQLWDKNNDLLKLDDILKATSKEIKTMIANKNVIYVYHNQVDAIGDNLKTEDETFRATDQAIDEIRRAIQVLRTNSVSHIIVTADHGFIYREASVEEQSKIDIPASDYNGKISPRYLMTPDDLSNIPGVMSVKLGISLTNNDQTNVYYPATVNVFKSQGGKNYVHGGSSLQEMVIPVLDMRMNSSRSKAEFAEIRLAATQHSINALRMTLKFNQVEPISDLIRPRKFNIYFMNQFGQVISNVATINANRTDAEINQPLSADIVIQNRQYDRSEDYYLVIDPDKGSITNPRYHYQMNLIND, encoded by the coding sequence ATGGTGCAATTAAAGTTAGACAAAATAGTTAAAGAAATTAATCATTATTTTGACCAAGGATATCAGTACGTATTCTGGTATGACCCTGATGGTGAATTTGCAGATGATGTAACTGAAGACAATCAGTATTTAAAAGATAATTTAGCTGCTGAATTACAGACCGTTGGTGCGAAGGAACAGTTTAAAATCAAGCGAAAACTACTGGATAAAAAGAATCAGGACCGTAGTTTTTTAGTTTATGTAAAAGCAAAAAGGCCTCAGCTACAATTTGATTATTTTGCTGATATGGAGCGTTATGGCCATGTATTTAGTGCTAAGGCTAGCGATATAGTGTTTGAACAATTGGCTGAGCAATTAAACTTTGATAATTCAAAAAGGAATTTTGTCAAAAAATATTTAAAATATTTTCGGGCTAAGTCCAGGCGTCAAACATATATTCAAAATTTTGAGTCAAGATTAATAAATCATCCTGAATTAATGATCTTATCTAATTTAGCTGGCTTAGATCAGTTTGATGAAAATTTACTATTGATGGCAGTCTTCAAAGGAGGAATGGACGAATCTAATAACAAGATTATTCGATCATTCAGTAAATATGATGTTTTGCCATTATTTTGGCAGATATACGATAAATATTTTGGCTGCAGTAATGTTAGGAGCTTAAAGGGACTGTTCGATGGTGCTTTCGTTACAAGCGTCTATAGTCAATTAGAAGAAAAAATTCCATCAGATTTATTAGCCCAACCTTTTGAAAATTATTCGAACGTGCAAGTTTTCATGAAGCGCTTTAGTGATTCTCGTAAATACCAAGAACTATACCAGAATTTAACGGGAACGGCATGGAATGAACTTAAGCTAGGTACTTACCTAAAAGATGAAAACGTTCAAGATTTATTAAGAGTTGACGGTATAAAACAGATTGACGAATTGCTCTTAGAAAGAGTCAGAGCCAATTTTAATGCGGATGGTACTGTCACTGATGGTGATGAGACTATCGGTGTAATCGATCAAGTAACCGGAGGAGTAAATGCGTTTAATCCGGAATTCAACTTTTTAAAAGAGACTTATCATGTGTTGAAGTATCGACCACGATTCTATGATGACTGGCATGAAATGCTTAATGATTATATAAATAAAGTTTTTGAAGTTGATACTCATTACCGCTACTTGGTGACTAATTACCGACGTATTTCCGAAGATAAGCGTCACAAATATGAAGACATTAAGCGTATGGTTGATGATTATTACAACGATCAGATATTAGATCAGTCTGTTCGTGAATGGAATACTACTTTCCAACTTCAAGATGTTGAATCTAATCAGCGGGAACAAAACTTCTATAGGAACTTTGTTCATGGTGCTAATGAGCGGATTGTGGTGATTATTTCAGATGCCTTTCGATATGAAGCAGCACGTGAGCTTCAAGCTCAGATAGCTAATGATGATAGGATTACAAGTAAAATGAACTATCTACTGACCGGATTACCATCCGTTACTTATATGGGGATGCCTTCACTCCTGCCCCACCATAAGCTGGAGTGGCAAAAGGATAATGTGCTGGTAGATGGTCATATGGCTAATAATGCTGATAATCGCCGTAAAATTTTACAATTATGGGATAAAAATAATGACCTATTAAAACTGGACGATATTCTAAAAGCTACCAGTAAGGAAATTAAGACCATGATTGCTAACAAAAATGTTATCTATGTGTATCACAATCAGGTTGATGCAATTGGCGATAATTTAAAAACGGAAGACGAGACTTTTAGGGCGACTGATCAAGCAATTGATGAGATAAGAAGAGCTATTCAAGTATTAAGAACAAATAGTGTATCGCATATTATCGTGACTGCTGATCATGGCTTTATCTACCGTGAAGCGTCAGTGGAGGAACAAAGTAAAATTGATATTCCAGCAAGTGATTATAATGGTAAAATATCACCGCGCTATTTGATGACACCAGATGACCTTTCGAATATTCCTGGGGTTATGTCAGTGAAACTGGGCATTAGTCTGACAAATAATGATCAAACGAATGTTTATTACCCTGCTACTGTGAATGTTTTTAAGTCCCAAGGTGGTAAAAATTATGTACACGGCGGATCATCATTACAGGAAATGGTAATTCCTGTATTAGATATGAGAATGAACTCGTCAAGATCAAAGGCCGAGTTTGCCGAAATAAGATTAGCAGCTACTCAACATAGTATTAATGCCCTAAGGATGACGTTGAAATTCAATCAAGTCGAACCAATTAGTGACTTGATAAGGCCTCGTAAATTTAACATCTACTTCATGAATCAATTTGGACAGGTAATTTCAAATGTTGCTACTATTAACGCTAATCGAACAGATGCAGAGATTAATCAACCATTATCAGCAGATATCGTAATACAAAATCGACAATATGATCGGAGTGAAGATTACTATCTAGTTATTGATCCGGATAAGGGATCGATTACTAATCCTAGATACCACTATCAAATGAACCTGATAAATGATTAA
- the mobC gene encoding plasmid mobilization relaxosome protein MobC has product MLNNNQLIKRKQQIKMHRRVPEKKHPYLLRIPQSDFEKLQAVVGDESMSKVLLRGMKTELDYHLAVQNLMKELPDFQSVKQLDEWRFRHLKSSPELLAKHVMPATIKAYLCRLEQHDKLKQFALIQWNSIVYYLNRIGVNLNQLAHQANQGNAVNSEQLQKLIQATVNLSSLINNKFKGDDSNVR; this is encoded by the coding sequence ATGCTGAATAATAACCAATTAATCAAACGGAAACAGCAGATTAAAATGCATCGTCGAGTGCCGGAGAAAAAGCACCCATACTTGCTACGAATTCCACAAAGTGACTTTGAAAAACTTCAAGCTGTAGTAGGCGATGAGTCGATGAGTAAAGTGCTACTTCGAGGAATGAAAACCGAATTGGACTATCATTTAGCGGTGCAGAATTTGATGAAAGAATTACCTGATTTTCAATCGGTAAAGCAATTAGATGAGTGGCGTTTTAGACATCTGAAAAGTAGCCCGGAATTGCTTGCTAAGCATGTGATGCCCGCAACAATTAAAGCTTATTTATGTCGGTTAGAACAGCACGATAAATTGAAACAGTTTGCTTTGATTCAGTGGAATTCGATTGTGTACTACTTAAATCGGATTGGCGTTAATTTAAATCAACTAGCTCATCAGGCTAATCAAGGTAATGCAGTGAACAGTGAGCAGCTACAAAAGTTAATTCAAGCGACCGTGAATTTATCAAGTCTCATAAATAACAAATTCAAAGGTGATGATAGCAATGTACGTTAA
- a CDS encoding DUF3173 family protein, with the protein MKKVMDYQDLRNLGYPQNQARRIIRQAKRNLVKQGFAFYNGKRVGLVPTAAITEIIALPDLEDDKQ; encoded by the coding sequence ATGAAAAAAGTAATGGATTATCAAGACTTACGGAATCTCGGTTATCCTCAAAATCAAGCTCGACGTATTATCCGTCAAGCTAAACGTAATCTTGTTAAACAAGGGTTTGCATTTTATAATGGTAAGCGAGTTGGTTTAGTACCAACGGCTGCCATTACTGAAATTATCGCTCTTCCAGATTTGGAGGACGATAAGCAATGA
- a CDS encoding TrmH family RNA methyltransferase — protein sequence MHNLIFLTDLASPDLAPYVRFNETQLFHALTPKPGLFIAESPKVIERALRAGYRPASLLVEEKFLERDLVDLDHEMAANQTGGLGETPIYVIKRDLFGQLSGYNLLRGALAAMHRVERPDLASFLAMMPSTHPRIAILENVVNPANIGAIFRSAAALGIDGVIVTSDSADPLYRRASRVAMGTVFQVPWTYIDAKVWQEKGISLLHHFGYQTAAMALRHNTVSIADPRLDEVDKLAIILGSEGPGLREKTIAQSDFTIKIPMAAGVDSLNVAAASALAFWELGNRKMP from the coding sequence ATGCATAATTTAATTTTTCTGACAGATCTAGCCAGTCCCGATTTGGCTCCCTATGTGCGGTTCAACGAAACCCAGCTCTTTCATGCCCTGACCCCCAAGCCCGGTCTCTTCATTGCGGAAAGCCCGAAAGTGATCGAACGTGCCTTACGCGCAGGCTACCGGCCGGCGTCCCTTTTGGTGGAGGAAAAGTTCCTTGAGCGTGACCTGGTGGATTTGGATCATGAAATGGCGGCCAACCAGACTGGGGGATTGGGTGAGACACCGATCTACGTCATCAAGCGCGATCTGTTCGGCCAACTGTCCGGCTACAATCTGTTGCGCGGGGCACTGGCTGCGATGCACCGGGTGGAGCGGCCGGACCTCGCCAGCTTTTTGGCAATGATGCCGAGCACGCATCCCCGGATCGCTATTCTGGAAAACGTGGTTAATCCGGCCAATATTGGGGCAATTTTTCGGTCAGCAGCAGCCCTGGGCATCGATGGGGTGATCGTGACGAGCGACTCCGCCGACCCGCTCTACCGCCGCGCTTCACGGGTGGCGATGGGCACCGTTTTTCAGGTTCCGTGGACCTACATTGATGCCAAGGTTTGGCAGGAGAAAGGGATTAGCCTTCTTCACCACTTCGGTTACCAGACGGCGGCGATGGCGTTGCGTCACAACACCGTTAGCATTGCCGATCCGCGCCTGGATGAGGTAGATAAGCTAGCCATTATTCTCGGCTCGGAAGGCCCCGGGTTAAGGGAAAAGACGATCGCACAGAGTGATTTTACGATTAAGATCCCGATGGCGGCGGGCGTCGACTCCTTGAACGTGGCCGCCGCCTCGGCCTTAGCCTTTTGGGAGCTGGGGAATCGGAAGATGCCGTAA
- a CDS encoding tyrosine-type recombinase/integrase, which yields MKSTKIDGYKYVRIDENGHFFYQVFLGRDSEGKQHFKKGRKDQKGLNFTSAKAAEAEAMRVKVEYMNRHAEDLRRITYGEFVRQDFLPKYKADVEDSTYNSHMRMIMLSVDRFDDRILDQISVRDCEEYRTWLMSDSGFSRDYANVCYVAFRQSLGYAEHLGLITTNVAMKTKAIPKGKAVAKYWTKAEFEKVLSQISTDGFYEYCLYVMLLFYYRTGVRVSEGFALTWDDIDLVNQKARIFHTMYYKNKDDYRIKPYTKTKAGKRVITLDDELVQILRDWRQAQLDHGVKKFVLSYDDRPMIKSTLNNVLHKYAKLAGVPGINGRGLRHSHASYLIAELGADVLTVSKRLGHSSPAVTLRYYAHMFDRNDELIADKMVGSMDLTPAKQSQVKFNGNQVVPFTKVV from the coding sequence ATGAAATCAACGAAAATTGATGGATATAAATATGTCCGTATCGATGAGAACGGGCATTTTTTCTACCAAGTATTTTTAGGACGAGACAGCGAAGGTAAACAACATTTTAAAAAGGGCCGTAAAGATCAAAAGGGGCTAAATTTTACTTCAGCTAAAGCCGCGGAAGCAGAAGCTATGCGAGTTAAAGTCGAATATATGAATCGACACGCCGAAGATTTACGTCGTATCACGTACGGGGAATTTGTTCGCCAGGATTTTTTACCTAAATATAAAGCTGATGTGGAAGATAGTACTTATAATTCACATATGCGAATGATTATGCTATCAGTAGACCGATTTGATGATCGTATTCTGGATCAGATTAGTGTTCGTGACTGCGAAGAATACCGAACTTGGCTAATGAGTGATTCTGGGTTTTCGCGTGATTATGCTAATGTTTGCTATGTGGCTTTTCGTCAATCATTAGGCTATGCAGAACACTTAGGCTTAATTACTACTAACGTGGCAATGAAAACGAAGGCAATTCCTAAGGGAAAGGCCGTTGCTAAATACTGGACGAAAGCTGAGTTCGAAAAAGTCTTGAGTCAGATTAGTACCGATGGATTTTATGAATATTGCCTGTATGTAATGCTACTATTCTATTATCGAACCGGTGTCCGGGTTTCTGAAGGCTTTGCTTTAACATGGGATGATATTGACCTAGTTAATCAAAAGGCGCGAATCTTTCATACTATGTATTACAAGAATAAGGATGATTATCGAATTAAGCCTTATACTAAGACAAAAGCTGGGAAACGGGTTATTACCTTAGATGATGAATTAGTTCAAATCTTAAGAGATTGGCGTCAAGCGCAATTAGATCATGGAGTTAAAAAGTTTGTTCTTTCTTATGATGATCGTCCAATGATTAAATCGACTTTAAATAATGTACTGCATAAATATGCTAAGTTGGCTGGTGTACCAGGAATCAATGGACGTGGTTTAAGGCATTCTCATGCTTCTTATTTAATCGCTGAATTAGGAGCCGATGTCCTGACGGTATCAAAGCGATTAGGACATAGTAGCCCTGCCGTGACCCTTCGCTATTACGCTCACATGTTTGATCGTAATGATGAGTTAATTGCCGATAAGATGGTGGGTTCAATGGACTTAACACCGGCTAAACAGTCCCAAGTTAAATTTAATGGCAATCAAGTGGTACCCTTTACTAAAGTTGTATAG
- a CDS encoding relaxase/mobilization nuclease domain-containing protein, with protein sequence MYVKSNYITNAYGRLKYLFDEPAHDGSAQRVLGVNSSHVYLWGPRGQPYLSQSGYFLNQQFRMVRRRATNKRKRQQAQHLICSFSESEMPTDDPKQFDLEVAQINQLVGGFMKQYFPNTQWVSAVQADGQEGHKLHCHILINSVYPDGKCVRTNSFSVSKLRHEWNDYLNNHFLEVTGHVYVNPFDKEKSGEVIKPKGWQAVLKNTLSWARSQAKSIEEYLLLLKDKDITVTKRNKKGDWSYHMTVNGKEKTIRDFYQRRDRKTGLVKSTRGVGKEFTPLKLNNYFNQKQETKEVSVDEESKKFHGRSEQLVEANRQQRQRFQEYIARQQLEADDEEPGNQAGSTKLDGRHQQDSKQSEEQSEPGS encoded by the coding sequence ATGTACGTTAAGAGTAATTACATTACCAACGCATATGGACGGTTGAAGTATCTCTTTGATGAACCAGCGCATGATGGTTCAGCTCAGCGTGTACTCGGTGTGAATAGTTCGCATGTGTATTTATGGGGACCACGTGGTCAACCATATTTATCGCAAAGTGGTTACTTCTTAAATCAACAGTTTAGGATGGTTAGACGCCGAGCTACAAACAAACGAAAGCGACAACAAGCGCAACATTTGATTTGTTCATTCTCAGAAAGTGAGATGCCGACAGACGATCCAAAACAATTTGATTTGGAAGTTGCCCAAATTAACCAGTTAGTCGGCGGATTTATGAAACAATACTTTCCTAATACACAGTGGGTGTCGGCGGTACAAGCTGATGGTCAAGAAGGTCATAAACTACATTGTCACATTCTGATTAATAGTGTGTACCCTGATGGCAAATGTGTTCGAACTAATTCTTTTAGCGTCAGTAAATTACGCCATGAATGGAATGATTATCTGAACAATCATTTTCTCGAGGTCACTGGTCATGTGTATGTTAATCCATTTGACAAGGAAAAGTCAGGTGAGGTAATCAAACCTAAGGGATGGCAGGCCGTTCTTAAGAATACGTTGAGTTGGGCGCGGAGTCAGGCAAAGTCTATTGAAGAGTATTTATTACTACTAAAAGATAAAGATATTACGGTGACAAAGCGTAATAAGAAAGGCGACTGGTCGTATCACATGACCGTAAATGGTAAAGAGAAGACCATTCGTGACTTTTACCAACGTCGCGATCGAAAGACCGGATTAGTTAAATCAACGCGTGGAGTGGGGAAGGAGTTTACACCGCTCAAATTGAATAATTATTTTAACCAAAAACAGGAAACTAAGGAGGTTTCAGTCGATGAAGAATCTAAAAAATTCCATGGACGATCTGAACAACTTGTTGAAGCCAACAGGCAACAGCGACAAAGGTTCCAAGAATACATCGCACGACAACAACTTGAAGCAGATGATGAAGAGCCTGGCAACCAAGCAGGATCTACAAAACTGGACGGGCGACATCAGCAAGACTCTAAACAATCAGAAGAACAATCTGAACCAGGGAGTTAG
- a CDS encoding AbrB/MazE/SpoVT family DNA-binding domain-containing protein has product MFKLAIKSPTKIFKTGNSSAVRLSKDIMKAAGLKVNDPIDVTVNQQDGSVVIKPIKDTNGFHDRFEELLNKSMKDDQEALDFLKDK; this is encoded by the coding sequence GTGTTTAAATTGGCTATCAAGTCACCAACTAAAATTTTTAAGACTGGTAATTCTAGTGCTGTGCGATTAAGCAAAGATATTATGAAAGCTGCTGGATTAAAGGTTAATGACCCAATTGATGTTACGGTTAATCAACAAGATGGCAGCGTGGTTATTAAACCTATTAAAGACACAAACGGGTTTCATGACCGCTTTGAAGAACTCTTAAATAAGAGTATGAAGGATGATCAAGAAGCTTTGGACTTTTTAAAGGATAAGTAA